From Acinetobacter suaedae, one genomic window encodes:
- the metF gene encoding methylenetetrahydrofolate reductase [NAD(P)H] — MTKRVPISFEFFPPKTDAGAEKLKVVHQELQLLNPEFFSITYGAGGSTRERTLAAIDDFNGKGTPVAPHLSCIGDDKVRIAELLDLYKSQGIDRIVALRGDLPSGQVGLGELPYAQDLVRFIREHSGDHFHIEVAAYPEMHPQAESFDADIKRFVEKVQAGANAGITQFFFNPDAYFYFIERLEKAGVNIPIAPGIMPITNASNLIRFADGTGAEIPRWIRKQLSAYGDDSASIKAFGHEVILKLCERLIAGGAPTLHFYSMNQTEPTRQLVVDLGLN; from the coding sequence ATGACGAAACGTGTTCCTATTTCTTTTGAGTTTTTCCCACCAAAAACTGATGCTGGTGCAGAAAAATTAAAAGTTGTTCACCAAGAACTTCAACTGCTGAATCCAGAGTTCTTTTCCATTACTTATGGTGCTGGTGGTTCTACCCGTGAACGTACTTTAGCTGCAATTGATGATTTCAATGGTAAAGGTACGCCTGTTGCACCCCACCTTTCGTGTATCGGTGATGATAAAGTACGTATTGCCGAGCTATTAGATTTATACAAATCTCAGGGCATTGATCGCATCGTAGCACTACGTGGTGACTTACCTTCAGGTCAGGTGGGTTTAGGCGAGTTGCCTTATGCACAGGACTTGGTTCGCTTTATTCGTGAACATTCAGGCGATCACTTTCATATTGAAGTCGCAGCTTATCCTGAAATGCATCCACAAGCCGAAAGCTTCGATGCTGATATCAAACGTTTTGTAGAGAAAGTTCAAGCTGGAGCAAATGCAGGAATCACTCAATTCTTCTTCAATCCAGATGCTTATTTCTATTTCATTGAACGTCTTGAGAAAGCTGGGGTAAATATCCCAATTGCACCAGGAATCATGCCCATTACTAATGCAAGTAACTTAATTCGTTTTGCTGATGGTACAGGTGCTGAAATCCCACGCTGGATTCGTAAACAGCTTTCTGCTTACGGTGATGACAGTGCAAGCATTAAAGCTTTTGGTCATGAAGTGATTTTGAAACTCTGTGAACGTTTAATTGCTGGCGGCGCACCAACCCTTCACTTCTATTCAATGAACCAAACCGAACCAACCCGACAACTCGTTGTCGATCTTGGTCTCAACTAA
- a CDS encoding 16S rRNA (uracil(1498)-N(3))-methyltransferase → MNRFYIETELNTGKTIELTESVFHHWVRVLRAKEQEQAIFFNGKGGEYLVTLTEINKKNALVSIDQFNPIDRVAPFKVILGQVMSKGDRMDYAIQKATELGVTTIQLLTSDRCEMRLKYDRDQKKLDHWQSIAIAACEQCGMNRVPEILPPVSLNDWVKSELPTSRFVLAPNKDQTNILLNCTPDIALLIGPEGGLSEVEIETANQYQFINWCIGDRVLRTETAPVVALSILNHHFSSK, encoded by the coding sequence ATGAATCGTTTTTATATCGAAACTGAATTAAATACTGGCAAAACCATCGAACTAACAGAATCAGTGTTTCATCATTGGGTACGTGTGCTTCGCGCAAAAGAACAAGAGCAAGCCATCTTTTTCAATGGGAAAGGTGGCGAGTATCTAGTCACTTTGACAGAAATCAACAAAAAAAATGCTTTGGTGTCGATTGACCAATTTAACCCAATCGATCGGGTTGCACCTTTTAAAGTCATTTTAGGTCAAGTGATGAGTAAAGGTGATCGCATGGATTATGCGATTCAAAAAGCCACTGAACTGGGCGTCACAACAATTCAATTATTAACCAGTGACCGTTGTGAAATGCGATTAAAGTATGACCGCGATCAAAAAAAACTAGATCACTGGCAATCTATTGCAATCGCAGCCTGTGAACAATGTGGAATGAATCGCGTACCAGAAATTTTACCTCCTGTTTCACTAAATGATTGGGTTAAATCTGAGTTACCGACATCTCGTTTTGTACTTGCCCCAAATAAAGATCAAACAAATATACTACTGAACTGCACACCAGATATTGCATTATTAATTGGTCCAGAAGGTGGGCTCAGTGAAGTAGAAATCGAAACAGCAAACCAATACCAATTTATAAACTGGTGCATCGGTGATCGTGTTCTAAGAACAGAAACAGCACCTGTTGTTGCTCTATCAATTTTAAACCACCACTTTTCAAGCAAATGA
- a CDS encoding putative bifunctional diguanylate cyclase/phosphodiesterase, with product MSGVQKQGLAPFIYMDQINYSSHIRSFVLSVLCICLLDYVLFGIFYSFTPNIFTSWISITAIVLLVFFFLCRFSLKCYSSPAFIKKSHILFQTVCFITGLLLGINSIIITYYLIHDVPQLTGSHILILTALLLTTSHIIALTFLTQHIRYFFLFFIPSVLPLIISHLLYRNNEHTLFYLAYYSTFFATLLCAHATFKIHKHLSQVLDKNKQLVDVAEQHNQWTEELCQQLQHEINKSKDIEAQLQFNNHLLEQKVRDRTYDLTQMNESLEEHRQNLAFAHETAGIRPWEWNLEEQTIGITNVHNQAVKRDSENHYTLLHKIVHPDDIERVKKALYAHLSGEALRYEETYRIKSPNGEWSWIHDVGQVIQRNTENQTPLRMVGIHRDINQERKDQERLKLAASVFEQASEGIFILDEYFNYLEVNPKYEQITELDKQVILGKQLFEITKQNKLHHQNFQLSILDTLSQEHEYEGEFQETYHSEKSCFLWMHINAVKDEHDRVINYIGIVSDQTERKHQEQRLSYLTNYDTLTDLPNRFYYQQQLHQYLVNEAAIQHLAVIRLNIDRFRTLNELVSNQAGNELLKQVAQRLRISNIDALLVAHLSADDFAIIYEMSPLHPPIHQLCNNIVENFSQPFYIADQEYFVSVSIGVAMFPEHGRQVDNLNTHAEQALNEAKRLGGNTIRYYSNERADLAARYSDLELDLRKALQNNELVVYYQPKMTAHDNLVNGFEALIRWEHPSKGLIMPDIFIPLAESTSLISDIGQFVLHEAAKQLQQWLDLGYSQIHIAVNIVVQQVLRGQLLHDIDTILSQYKISGHHLELEITESAFLENTETVKTVLEALKDRHISIALDDFGTGYSSLAYLTEYPIDTLKIDRAFISKIGDPKQDAIVNAMIAMGKTIGLKVVAEGVETHQQRDYLRKQNCDILQGYLFAKPLTALEATKYLQQHS from the coding sequence ATGTCTGGGGTTCAGAAACAAGGTTTAGCACCATTTATTTACATGGATCAAATCAATTACTCAAGTCATATCCGATCCTTTGTTCTTAGCGTATTGTGTATATGTCTTTTAGACTATGTATTATTTGGTATCTTCTATTCTTTCACCCCAAATATCTTTACGAGTTGGATCAGCATCACTGCTATTGTTTTACTAGTTTTCTTTTTTTTATGCCGTTTTTCTTTAAAATGCTATTCATCACCAGCTTTTATCAAAAAAAGCCATATTTTATTTCAAACTGTTTGTTTTATCACAGGTTTATTACTTGGCATTAACTCTATCATCATCACTTATTACCTGATCCATGATGTCCCTCAACTGACTGGCTCACATATTCTGATATTAACTGCACTATTACTAACAACATCACACATTATCGCTCTAACATTTCTAACCCAACATATTCGTTATTTTTTTCTATTTTTCATTCCAAGTGTTCTTCCACTCATTATTTCGCATCTCTTATATCGAAATAATGAACATACTTTATTTTACCTTGCGTATTATTCCACTTTCTTTGCTACGCTATTATGCGCACATGCAACATTTAAGATTCATAAACATCTTTCTCAAGTCTTAGACAAAAATAAGCAGTTAGTTGATGTTGCTGAGCAACACAATCAATGGACCGAAGAACTTTGTCAGCAATTACAACACGAAATAAATAAATCCAAAGATATTGAAGCTCAACTTCAATTTAACAACCACTTATTGGAACAAAAAGTTCGTGATCGTACCTATGATCTCACACAGATGAATGAGAGCTTAGAAGAACACCGTCAAAACTTAGCTTTTGCACATGAGACAGCCGGTATCCGCCCTTGGGAATGGAACTTAGAAGAACAAACAATTGGCATAACAAATGTTCACAACCAAGCAGTAAAACGAGATTCTGAAAACCATTACACGCTTCTACACAAAATTGTTCACCCTGATGATATTGAACGTGTAAAGAAAGCTCTATACGCTCATCTGTCTGGCGAAGCTCTACGCTATGAAGAAACTTACAGAATAAAATCCCCAAATGGTGAGTGGTCTTGGATCCATGATGTTGGACAAGTCATCCAACGCAACACTGAAAATCAAACACCATTGCGAATGGTGGGTATTCATCGAGATATTAATCAGGAGCGTAAAGACCAAGAACGCTTAAAACTTGCTGCAAGTGTTTTTGAACAGGCATCTGAAGGAATTTTTATCTTAGATGAATACTTCAATTATCTTGAAGTCAATCCTAAATATGAGCAAATCACTGAGCTCGATAAACAAGTCATTTTAGGCAAACAACTTTTTGAAATTACGAAGCAAAATAAATTACATCATCAAAACTTCCAGCTTTCTATTCTCGATACATTAAGCCAAGAACATGAGTATGAAGGCGAATTCCAAGAAACCTATCACTCCGAAAAATCATGTTTTTTATGGATGCATATTAATGCTGTAAAAGATGAACATGATCGAGTAATTAATTACATTGGTATCGTTTCTGATCAAACCGAACGAAAGCATCAGGAACAAAGATTATCTTATCTTACCAACTATGACACACTAACAGACTTGCCAAATCGGTTCTATTATCAGCAGCAATTACATCAATATTTAGTGAATGAGGCTGCCATTCAACATCTCGCCGTTATTCGCTTGAACATTGATCGCTTCCGGACCCTAAATGAACTGGTGAGCAACCAAGCTGGTAATGAGTTACTTAAACAGGTGGCTCAAAGATTGCGTATTAGCAATATTGATGCGCTATTAGTTGCACATTTAAGTGCAGATGATTTTGCAATTATTTATGAAATGTCCCCTTTACATCCACCCATTCATCAATTGTGTAACAATATTGTCGAAAACTTTAGTCAACCGTTTTATATTGCTGATCAAGAATACTTTGTAAGTGTTTCAATCGGTGTAGCTATGTTTCCAGAACATGGTCGTCAGGTTGATAATTTAAATACTCATGCCGAACAAGCACTGAATGAAGCCAAACGTTTAGGTGGCAATACAATACGTTACTATTCAAATGAAAGGGCTGATTTAGCTGCACGCTATTCAGATTTAGAACTGGATTTGAGAAAAGCACTTCAAAATAATGAACTTGTTGTTTATTACCAACCCAAGATGACTGCTCACGACAATCTAGTGAATGGTTTCGAGGCACTTATACGATGGGAACACCCAAGTAAGGGTCTCATCATGCCTGATATCTTTATCCCCTTAGCAGAGAGCACCAGCTTAATTTCAGATATCGGACAATTTGTATTACACGAAGCAGCAAAACAACTTCAGCAATGGTTAGATCTTGGTTACTCACAAATCCATATCGCAGTCAATATCGTGGTACAGCAAGTGTTACGTGGACAATTATTACATGATATAGATACAATTTTATCGCAATATAAAATCTCTGGGCATCATTTAGAATTAGAAATCACAGAATCAGCTTTCTTAGAAAATACAGAAACCGTTAAAACGGTTTTGGAAGCATTAAAAGATCGTCATATTTCGATTGCTTTAGACGATTTCGGCACTGGATATTCATCTCTTGCTTATTTGACCGAATACCCTATTGATACCCTAAAAATTGACCGTGCTTTTATTTCCAAGATTGGTGATCCCAAACAAGATGCGATCGTTAATGCCATGATCGCAATGGGAAAAACAATTGGCTTAAAAGTCGTAGCTGAAGGTGTAGAAACCCACCAACAAAGAGATTACTTGAGAAAACAAAATTGTGACATCTTACAGGGTTACTTATTTGCCAAGCCATTAACAGCTTTAGAAGCGACCAAATACCTACAGCAACATAGTTAA
- a CDS encoding NADP-dependent malic enzyme: protein MDDQSLKQAALYYHEFPTPGKISVTPSKQLVNQRDLALAYSPGVAAPCLEIERDPSAAAKYTARGNLVAVVSNGTAVLGLGNIGPLASKPVMEGKGVLFKKFAGVDVFDIEIAENDPDKIVDIVAALEPTFGGINLEDIKAPECFYIEKKLRERMKIPVFHDDQHGTSIIVGSALLNALQIVNKKIDEIKIVASGAGAAALSCLDLLCALGVNKENIIVADSRGLLTTSRDGLDDSKKRYVQDIQATQLNEVIAGADMFLGLSAAGILTKEMVKEMAENPIIFALANPDPEILPEHAHEVRPDAIMATGRSDYPNQVNNALCFPYIFRGALDVGATTINEEMKIACVHAIARMAHVEADAATYGEKSASFGRDYLIPRPLDQRLILEIAPAVAKAAMDSGVATRPIEDFSAYRQRLSEFVYNSAFLMKPIFAQAKTDPKRIAYAEGEDERVLRAVQIAVDEGLAKPILVGRTTVIEANIKKLGLRLQHGVNIEIVDQEQNPLYEEFWKDYYQTMQRKGVTVEYAQREARRRSTLIAALLVKFGKADGMLCGTYSSYDIHLDFVRNVIGLKEGRSTFFTLNALMLEDRNLFIADTYVNTNPTAAQLAEMTILAAEEVRRFGITPRVALLSHSSFGSDQTDPSAQKMREVYRLLAEQAPDLEVEGEMHGDAALDENIRHFAFPNSRYKGSANLLIMPNLDAANISFNLLKATSGNNVTIGPILLGAAKPVHILTPTATTRRLINMTALTVAEIQQSQN, encoded by the coding sequence ATGGACGATCAATCTTTAAAACAAGCCGCTTTGTATTACCATGAATTTCCTACTCCTGGAAAAATCAGTGTGACACCTAGCAAGCAGCTCGTTAACCAACGAGATTTAGCGCTTGCATATTCCCCAGGTGTTGCAGCTCCATGTTTAGAAATCGAACGTGACCCTTCTGCCGCTGCTAAATACACAGCGCGCGGTAATTTGGTTGCCGTCGTGAGTAATGGTACAGCTGTTCTTGGTTTAGGGAACATTGGTCCTTTAGCATCCAAACCTGTTATGGAAGGTAAAGGCGTACTTTTCAAAAAATTCGCAGGTGTTGATGTCTTTGATATTGAAATCGCGGAAAATGATCCAGATAAAATCGTTGATATCGTTGCTGCATTAGAACCAACATTTGGTGGTATCAACCTTGAAGATATCAAGGCACCAGAATGTTTCTATATCGAGAAAAAATTACGTGAACGCATGAAGATTCCTGTGTTCCATGATGATCAACATGGCACAAGTATTATCGTTGGTTCAGCATTACTCAACGCACTACAAATCGTAAATAAAAAGATCGATGAAATTAAAATTGTCGCTTCAGGGGCAGGTGCTGCTGCATTGTCATGCCTTGATTTGTTATGTGCTCTAGGCGTAAATAAAGAAAATATTATTGTTGCTGACTCTCGTGGTCTACTTACAACTTCTCGTGATGGACTGGATGATTCGAAGAAGCGCTATGTTCAAGACATTCAAGCAACTCAGTTAAATGAAGTGATTGCTGGTGCAGACATGTTCTTGGGTCTTTCAGCTGCAGGTATCTTAACCAAAGAAATGGTTAAAGAAATGGCTGAAAATCCAATCATTTTTGCACTCGCAAACCCAGATCCAGAGATCTTACCTGAACATGCGCATGAAGTACGCCCAGATGCAATTATGGCAACAGGTCGTTCAGATTATCCAAACCAAGTGAATAATGCACTTTGTTTCCCATATATCTTCCGTGGCGCATTAGATGTTGGTGCAACCACAATTAACGAAGAAATGAAAATCGCATGTGTACATGCAATCGCACGCATGGCCCACGTAGAGGCGGATGCAGCAACTTATGGTGAAAAATCTGCATCATTTGGTCGTGATTATTTAATTCCACGCCCACTTGATCAACGTTTAATTTTGGAAATTGCACCAGCTGTTGCCAAAGCAGCAATGGACTCTGGTGTTGCAACCCGCCCAATCGAAGATTTCTCAGCATATCGCCAAAGACTTTCTGAGTTTGTTTATAACTCAGCATTCTTAATGAAACCAATCTTCGCTCAGGCAAAAACTGATCCTAAACGCATTGCTTATGCTGAAGGTGAAGATGAACGCGTATTACGTGCAGTTCAAATCGCTGTTGATGAAGGCTTAGCTAAACCAATCTTGGTCGGTCGCACAACTGTAATCGAAGCAAATATTAAAAAGTTAGGTTTACGCTTGCAACATGGTGTAAATATTGAAATTGTTGATCAAGAACAAAACCCTCTTTATGAAGAGTTTTGGAAAGATTACTACCAAACAATGCAACGTAAAGGCGTAACTGTTGAATATGCACAACGCGAAGCTCGTCGCCGTTCAACATTGATTGCAGCTCTACTTGTGAAATTTGGTAAAGCCGATGGTATGCTTTGTGGTACTTACAGTAGCTATGATATTCATTTAGATTTTGTTCGTAATGTGATCGGTCTAAAAGAAGGTCGCAGTACATTCTTTACCTTAAATGCATTAATGCTCGAAGATCGTAATTTATTTATTGCAGATACTTATGTAAATACCAACCCAACAGCTGCTCAATTGGCTGAGATGACCATTCTTGCTGCAGAAGAAGTACGCCGCTTTGGTATTACACCACGCGTCGCCCTCCTCTCTCATTCTAGTTTTGGTAGCGATCAAACAGATCCTAGCGCCCAAAAAATGCGTGAAGTCTATCGTTTACTCGCAGAACAAGCACCTGATTTAGAGGTTGAGGGTGAAATGCATGGTGATGCAGCACTTGATGAAAATATTCGTCATTTTGCATTCCCTAATTCGCGCTATAAAGGCTCAGCAAACTTGTTAATTATGCCAAACCTAGATGCCGCTAACATTTCTTTTAACCTGTTAAAAGCAACATCTGGAAATAATGTAACAATTGGTCCTATCCTATTAGGTGCTGCTAAACCAGTTCATA